DNA sequence from the Paramormyrops kingsleyae isolate MSU_618 chromosome 14, PKINGS_0.4, whole genome shotgun sequence genome:
atgttcaaaaaaaaggtaaaacaatgaaaaaactaataaaaaaacaaattcagagctgactttaatggtgtcttaagggcaattcttaagggcaattcttaagggcaattcttaagggtatttcaagcaaaaatggagcactcctagtaataaaataatgacttgaattacaccatgataattatcaatatcgtttgatatgatcatgataaaaatatttttgctatatcgcacagccttaatggatgctaccacagtggctttgctaactagctaataactagtaacccataggaagcaagctgaacagtcgtttgagcagacagtaatatctgatgacgcacaaagtctttaagtgtcaagtcttgttaactacatggaagctatattatcagcaagaaggtctttacctagttaccatagttttggtagtgagtcggctagatagtcagctaactgatggaaacgtttaaccagcagcaaaacaaccacaaacaaccatgcgggtcccacagtaaaatctttgtgcagtaattgacagtcaatagtgtgtctagcagaaacattaacaaacaaaataataaataatagatagcactgttattacactgggatactaaagatttttaacttaatgacataacaggtactacaacgattccgttctgcgagttcgctttggcttccgctttaagacgtgttggacaagggcgtggctttcgcggtacgaatgggccgggttggatgtgggcggggttggatgtccaaccccgccctcctgcaggctgcagccagacatacttgaagaaattagccgtggtagataaagatcctgacttgtcgcacgcaatcacaatgtagcgagtaacggtaagcgtccgttcaaatgtagtggagtaaagagtacatatattcagtcacaaatgtagtggagtagagagtaaaagttgcttatatttttgatactcagtacaagtacaaagtagccaaaaaaatacttaagtacagtaacgaagtccatttactcaagtactttacaccactggtCTAGAGGGAGTAGTTTCGGGTAGGGTCTATGTTTTCTGCAGTTGTTTACGTCTGAGACCAGTGTGATGTGAGGGTCTGATTTGTCTTCCACTCATGTACTTTGACCAATTTTCTTTCAGTTCAGCTGCTTAGCAGTTGCTTGACTGATTGAAATTGTATGGAATGGCTGCAGCAAAGGTGCAGTGTGGGTCATCTGAGAAACGGCACGATGCAGCCCAGAGACCTGACCACTCCTGAGGAGCAAATCAGCCCTGGCAGGCAGCCAAGAATCTTTCATTTACTTCCCCAAGTGTCTTTGCTGTTCACAAATTGGTGAATTCAGTATTCCATTATTTATTGGAATTTTAAGCTATGGCTAAATTTGTGCCTGGGTTACAAAAATAGAACAATGTTTTTGCCAACTCAAGTCTATTTCCCGTAATGAaggcagtgcatgctgggagagTAGCTCTCTAAAGAGAGCTACTGTACTGTGGTTTCTTAATGAGTCACAAAAATGGTCCTCTTGTTGTTTCCTGAAATTCATTATGATACAATGGAACACAGAGCTCCTCTTTGTCCAGACCTCATTAGAGTCTAAGCCCCTTGAGAGTGCATACCCTGCGCCCGTCTGAAGGGAAGATACCCTGCGCCCGTCTGAAGGGAAGATACCCTGCGCCCGTCTGAAGGGAAGATACCCTGCGCCCGTCTGAAGGGAAGATACCCTGCGCCCGTCTGAAGGGAAGATACCCTGCGCCCGTCTGAAGGGAAGATACCCTGCGCCCGTCTGAAGGGAAGATACCCTGCGCCCGTCTGAAGGGAAGATACCCTGCGCCCGTCTGAAGGGAAGATACCCTGCGCCCGTCTGAAGGGAAGTGAGCAGACGTTCGCCCTGACTTTGCTGGGGCGCTTTCTGCTATCTGCTCGTCAGTGAGCTCGACAATGTGCCGCTTGAACAAGCAGCCTATGAACACTAAGCAGCTCCACGGTTGGTGGGAAGGAATTTTCCCAAATATTTTGACGGTGTTCCACATCACGTGTGTGCTGCTTTTCCCCCCTATATATTATCGGTGATGTGATGGAGGATTCCTTTGACCTAGTATATCTCAATGCATTGAAAAACTGGCATTTTGCAGTTGTAGAGGCAGCTGCCTGTGGATGTTTTGATCTGTATTTGTGAAGCTCTGTTGCTGCACTGCCAGGAGGAGTAGATGATGAACAGTGCTGGGCTTGGTTTGGAGGGTGTGGTAGCTGCTATGACTTATTACTCGTGCGTCTTTTTTCAGCACAGCGGTCTATTAAGTGAATTTACCCCATGTGACTGGGATTCTTCTCCACCTTCCTCTTGGGTAGATCTCGTTCATCCCTGTCATGTGAACCAGCAGTCGCAATGTTGGGCTCCCATTGGCCGGTACATACTTGGGTAATAAGAAACCCTGAATTTTGCCTAAGGTCCTGTGTTGTTTTTGGCTCTTCATTTTCCACGAAGCTTTGTGATTATTTTATTTGCCATGCAACCCGGCTGGTGGTATTTGGATTGGTTTCAGCAGAGTGAGTCAACAGGGCACGATGCAGAGAAGAGAGATGCAAGATGCCGACATTGACAGCATGACATAAAGGCATATTCAACTTCAGCTTCAAAGTGTAGATCCCAGACAGCCATAGTGGGTAAAACATTAATTGCTTTGCGCGTTTCCAGGGTATAACCAGGGGCTGTGCTTTGTCTTGTGGTCCATCTCTAACACTCCTAGCCTCGCCATTTTTCTTCCAGCCTTCTCCTCTGTTGATGTGCCCGCTTTGTCCTACCAGGTCCTGGCCATGCTGCAGTCCAGCCCGCAGAAGGAGAGCCAGGAGCTTAATGCCCTGCTGGCCTCGCCGCACCTGCAGGTAAGTTAACCGGTTCTCACGGACTGCTGTGAGCGCAGAGAGGCCGCAGTCTGCTTCCCCGTCCGTCTGCGGGGTCTTGCTGGTGTGTGGTCTTTGTTCTGGCCTTCTGTCTCATAATTTGTGTCACTTTTTAACTCAGTTTTCCATCCCTCTTTGTAGATTTCACTCTTGACCTTGTTAGAAGCCCAGAATCCTCTGTGTTTAGTGGGCGTGTGTATTTGTCCCTTTGCCCTCCATGATTGCACTTTCACTCGTCTAGAGTAGTTAACCTTGCCTGCAGTTAATGTGTTATAAACACACAGCTTTGAGACACAGTGCAGGAATTTGGCATTTTCGTTTGTCCCACACTGTTGAGCCCCTTGTTAGCTgggcagtggtgtcttaatggttagggaagcacacttgtaattgaaagattgctggtttgaatccccaaccagcaaggtaccgcccccaagcactgatCCCCgagcgctgaattagctgccccctgctatgtcacattgtcacatatgggttaaatgcagaggatgcaTTTTccttgttgtgcactgtgtgctgtggtgtgtcaacaatgagcACTGATCACGAAATGCTAAATTCTAATGGCTGGTCCATGGAGACCCTGTCCACTGCCGCCTTTATCAGGTAAAACCTCAGCTGCTTTGGTCTGTGTTGGTGAGTTAAGCCCTGAGGATGATTCTCATACTGGCGAGACTGAAGGATGCTCACATCTGAAAGTCTCAGGGTCTGACAGGTGCTGCGAGGCACCAGGTCAGAGCGAGTTAGTGCTTGTCTGCTCATTTCAAGATTCATCGACATTTTTCTGAATTGCATTAGCAGTATTTTAATCTGTTCAAAAAGGATAGATATGTTCAGTTAATGGAAGAGACTTGGGTATACCCTTTTTCCAGTGAACCTGTATCTGAAATCGGATTTGTACGTATAAAGCTGTGGTTGAAGGTTATCTTTGTGTCACAGCATACATATTATATTTAAATCTGTAACAAAAGCCCTTCCAGAAGAAATGCTACATATTTGTCCTGCTAGCCTTCTGCATTTCCCTACTTAAGAGCATCTGCTCTGGGAGTAGAATGACCATGTAGGGCTCCTGTTCTGAGGCCTTCAGGTACCCAGTGGCACTGCATTGGCTGCAGAATGGTGAGACCTGACCTTCATGTAAATGGTGCCAGGCTGGATTCCCATGCTTCTGTTCCAGGCTTTGATGCTGGCTCACGACGGCGTGGCGGAGCAGGAGATGACGCTGGAGCCCGCCAGTCCCACCGAGAAGCACGCGGAGATCCTCACGCAGTACGGGGGTGAGACGGTGAAGATCGTGCACCTGGAGAAGGCCAGGGACATCCCCCTGGTGAGAAGATCAGAGGCCCAACTTTTGGTCAGCGTCTCTATGATCACGTGACTTTGGTGCTGACCGTAGCCATGGACGCCCACTGTGCTTCCAGGGAGCCACCGTGCGGAACGACATGGACAGCGTGATCATCAGCCGCATCGTGAAAGGCGGGGCGGCGGAGCGCAGCGGCCTGCTCCATGAAGGAGACGAGATCCTGGAGATCAACGGCGTCGAGATCCGCGGGAAAGATGTGAATGAGGTCTTCGACATTCTGGTAAGGACGGGCTCGATTGGACACGGTGATTGATTGTGTAAGACAAAAAAATGTGCTGTACATTTTTACTTAATCCGTCAAGCAATCCAAATGAATTGTTTCATAATTTAATCTCAAAATTAGAGATTATTTGTATACAATATACTGTCTTAATATTATTTCTGTGAAATAATTTACTCATACACCCAGACCATGCACTCTGTACACAGTGTGTATCCACTTACTCAGTCCTGCAATTAATGTGTTTGttgcttttattatttatattttttatattatgttatttcatgtgtctctctgttttataaaaatggcTCTGGGAGAAACGCacaagaattccaatgtacttgtactGACCCGTACCTGTGCAAATAGCAATAAAGATATCTATGtatcgatccatccatccatcgattgACCAATAGGCTCTGGTGTCCAGAAAATGCTTGTGGAGAGCATCTAGCCCTAGTTTAACGTGTTCTCCTTGTGGTCAGGATAACGCCAAGTGCTTATCGCTGGCTGCAGTCCACACTCATGTGAATATGATGAATTTTAGCAGAATTTCAAATTGACTCTATCTTTAGTATTGTTCTGTTCTGCCAGCTCCATTACCTTAAAAGTAAAAAATGGGTCTCAAGTTTGTTTTGGTGATATTCATCTTAGGAAGGTGATCTCTGCTCCTTCTTTCTGGCCTTGTAATGTTTTCAATGTCAAAAATGATCCATTTCTAATTTCAGAATGGATTTTGTACCCAAATATTAACCTTTAATTTTCAGTTCCCTGCCATGGATAATGATAAGGGTTGAGCCGTATATCACTGATTAATACTGCATTAATACTGCAGGCCTGTAGACGGTTGCTAATgctgttctttattttttctcccTTCAGGCAGAAATGCACGGCATGTTGACCTTTGTCCTCATTCCCAGCCTGCAGACGAAGCCCCCGCCCCATAAGGAGACTGTGGTAAGCCGCCCTGCCGCACCCTTTGGCAAGGGGGCCGACGCGCGACGTGCGACATGCGACGTGCTCTCGCGTGACGTGTAGCGCCTCTGTCCGTTTGAGCTTCTCGTTATCAGTCCCTACTTTTGACTTCTTCATAATTCCAGCTGAGCAGCTATTTTCCCCAACCCGCCCTTTTCAGGTTCATGTCAAGGCCCACTTTGACTATGACCCCTCGGACGACCCCTACGTGCCCTGCCGGGAGCTGGGGCTCTGCTTCCAGAAAGGGGACATTCTGCACATTATCAGCCAGGACGACCCCAACTGGTGGCAGGCTTATCGGGACGGGGACGAGGACAATCAGCCGCTCGCCGGACTGGTCCCAGGTACGAGGCGGGCAGGCTGGCTCAGCAAGGGGGGACCTCAGTTCTGTGCATAAGTCTGTTTCtcagcaaatatacacttactgcCCCCATAAATAGCTTCAAACTTAATTTTCTTCGAGATTCAAAACAATTCGTCATATGCACAGTAAGCGGTCAGTTACACTGTGCAATGAAAATCCTGCTCTGCGTGTCCTTCTGGCCACCGGCAAACACAAAGTAGACCAAAGGACAAAGCACACATTAAGGTGCTTACAGTAAGACTATTAATACGGGTACAATTATAGTAGATGCAGTGCGATGTAAacattagggctgcacgatatcacaAGGCTATATGTGAAATTTCCACGagtaatatttataaaacaaaaaaaggatatgaaattacccaaaataaactataaCCAAATAGAACCTTTATACCAAGAGAGTGTATCAAATAAGTAGTATAGTATTAGGTGGTGTCGCTGTGAGTTTtctacagacacaaagcagtgatGACGAACGCCATGTGAGTATTTTACATGCTCGCCTCGAGATGACAACGCTGAAACAATATATCGTGCAGCTCTACTACGTATGTGAGCATGTGTGTCAGAGTGAAGTCGTGACTGTAACTGAGAGTGTAAACATATAAACGTATAAGTGCAATGAGATCCTAAGGCTTTTTCAGAATGGTGTGTCTTGATTGGTGACAGAGACGTGTTGGGCTGGGCAGAGCTTGCATGTGGCGTAATGTCATTATAAAGACGGGGCTGAAATGTCTTCCTACACCTGAGTACATGATCTAATAGTTACCTGTGAATCTCTGATCCATCTCCTACAGCTGTGACGTCCAAATGGCTCACATTATCATTCACATCCATATCTGTCATTTTCTTTGCTCTCTTTCGTACTTCAGGTAAGAGCTTCCAGCAACAGAGGGAAGCCATGAAGCTGACGATAGAGGAAGATAAGGAGCCAGAGAAATCTGGTATGAATCGTATCGTTTGCAAGATAATGCGTGATTTTAATAGAAGTGCCAGCTTATGGTAACCTTGGTGATTACTTCACTCTTGCAGGGAAGCTCTGGTGTGCGAAAAAGAACAAGAAGAAAAGGAAGAAAATCTTGTTCAATGCCCACAAAAATGATGGTGAGCTTCTCACGGGGCTTTCGCCCGACCTGTGCATACACACATGTGCATACACTGTCGCATGGATGTACTGCAGGGTGTCACTCAACCCAGAGCTGCTTCCTGATGTCTTTGGCAGACTATGACAATGAGGAGATACTCACCTATGAGGAGATGGCGCTGTATCACCAGCCGGCCAATCGCAAGCGGCCCATTGCCCTCATCGGCCCCCCCAACTGCGGACAGAACGAAATGCGACAGCGATTGCTGTCCAGTGAGCCTGAAAGATTCGGCAACGCCGTTCCTCGTAAGAAATGCAGATCGGGGTGGGGGAAGAGCAGGGGGGCTCTGAATTTGACTAAGCAGGGTTAAAGGTGGGTCTAGGGCATCTATTTTCTGATCATTGACCCAGACTTTACTcaaattaatgtaattattaaCAATGTACTGCAAACTTCAAACTTGTccggagtttgcatgctctccccgtgttcatGTGAGCTGCATCGCCATGCTCTGATTTTCTCCTTCGGTCCAGAAATACACAGTCAGGTTAAATGCTGACTCGCAGCGAGTGTCAGAGGCACATTAATGTGGCAGGAAGCCCCCGGGCTCTTTATTTTTAGAGGttcctttatttgtttttgtgatgGTGTAGCAAAGGAAGTAGAAACAGTGACTGTGGACGCCCACGTAGCTTCCCTCTGCAAGCTTCTCCACCTAAATTCACCCTGTTCCTGTTTGATTAAACAAGGTTAGTTGAGGCCCCTTAGTAGCAGAGGACCTCTGGGCTTCAGTCCAGGTACGCCTGTGCATTAAAGAGCATCTGTGGTTGGGAATCCCCTGCAGGGTATCTCCAGTCCAGGTACGCCTGTGCATTAAAGAGCGTCTGTGCTTGGGAATCCCCTGCAGGGTATCTCCAGTCCAGGTACGCCTGTGCATTAAAGAGCCTCTGTGCTTGGGAATCCCCTGCAGGGTATCTCCAGTCCAGGTACGCCTGTGCATTAGAGCGTCTGTGGTTGGGAATCCCCTGCAGGGTATCTCCAGTCCAGGTTCGCCTGTGCATTAGAGCGTCTGTGGTTGGGAATCCCCTGCAGGGTATCTCCAGTCCAGGTACGCCTGTGCATTAAAGAGTGTCTGTGGTTGGGAATCCCCTGAAGGGTATCTCCTGCCCCGTGTTTCCCGGACCAAGCTCGCTGCGACCCTGTACTAGATAGAAGGTGGTGGAAGACAGACAGGTGGACAGATGAAGTGATTAATGTAAGTGCTACTTTCCCTCCATCCTTGCCATTGTCTTTCGCAGACACGACTCGGAACAGGAGAGACGTGGAGTTCAACGGCAGGGACTATCACTTCGTATCGCGGCAGGCCTTTGAGGCCGACGTGGCCGCCGGCAAGTTCATCGAATCTGGCGAGTTCGAGAAAAACCTCTATGGCACCAGCATCGACTGTGTCCGGCAGCTGATCAACACCGGCAAGATCTGCGTgctgtgtgtacacacacaggTGGGCCGTCCGGGAAATACAGAGAAATATAACGTTTGCCTGCTTTTTTGGTCCTTGTTAAAATATTTGACCCAGCCTTTAAATCTGTGTTTCACGCAAGACATTTTAGCTGTTTGTTTGTAAATGGTTGTTCAAAACTTATGGGAGTtttgcttacacaaaaatgttctggaGATAGTAGGAAAAATGGTTGGTTGTCTTCATTCCTGTGTCTTACTCCACACTTCTGCCATTGTCATGTTCTGTCCTTGAAGTCCTTGAAGGTGTTGCGTAGCTCAGACCTCAAGCCCTACATCATCTTCATGGCCCCGCCCTCTCAGGAGCGACTGCGGGCCCTCCTGGCCAAAGACAACAAAAACCCCAAggtacccaccccccccacctttaaaaGGGGGTTTTCTGTTAGACAAGCATGTATAAGGACTATCAGGCATCCAGACTCGAGTGTCGGACACTCCATGAAGGCAAGTAAACATTCACCCATAATGTATTACCTTTTCAATAACCATACCGCATACTGTTATGTCATTGATTTGAAAGGGTGGTGTTGCCTTTATTTTCTGTGTGGTGGTGGCCTTAATGGTCAGGGAAGCACGTTTGTGTTTGAAAGGTTGTcggcaaggtaccactgaggtactctGAGCAAGGACCCGGCCCCTCCCACTGCTCCttgggcactgaattagctgccccctgctatgtcacaatgtcacacaTGGGTTAGATGTTGCGCATTTCTTTGTTCTGCTGTGGTGCGTCATCattgacaattaatcactttcaTAACTTTTGAAATCTTCTGTAACATGTTAGCCTATTTACACCCCATATGCCAGGAAGACCTCGTGCCACGTTTCTTTCCTAACTTGACATGTACCTTCCCGCTCCTCCGCAGCCAGAGGAGCTAAGGGACATCATTGAAAAGGCCCGGGAAATGGAACAGAACTTTGGGCACCTGTTTGATGCCGCTATCGTGAATGCTGACCAGGACAAAGCCTACCAAGAGCTCCTACGCCTCATCAACAAGCTGGACACGGAGCCGCAGTGGGTGCCCTCCTCGTGGCTGCGCTGAGGCCCCTCCCACTCCCGAGAACCCTGCTGTAGAGACAAGTACCTGCAACGCTGCGCCCCCATTTGGGGGAGTTAACTGCTGAACCTCTCTGGATCTCTTTCAATAGCACCACCTTCTGGATGATTTTGGAATAATGTATTTCGTTTACACCTGACCCAACTGTCCTTTCCTTGCATATTTTAGACCATTTTGTATtctaatcagattttttttcctctattttatgcttttattttcACCTTAATTTAACTATCAACATTCCAAATATTTAGCACTTGGTGACAGATGTTTCTGCTGCTGTCGTGTACTGCTATCCTGAAATATTTATaattgtaaatatatatttttatgaagtTTGAGTAAGCAGTAATAGAAAGTGTATGTTTAgggaatcacacacacacacgcagagccATGTGTCTTCAGTCGAGATCAAAAGCATTTACTACCTTGAAGCGACGGATGtgtatcaggtgtgtttttttttctctgtttgtttgtttaatatttttcacTTGCATGTTTGCAAGACTCCACTGAATTTTGAAGGATGGGACTTGAGTGAGACTCATTCACTTTCCAAGTGCTGAAAGAGATTTATGTCTTTAAAAATGCTTGAGACAAGCTTGAGTACTGAAGAGCCGGTCTCAGTGATGGTTCATTAGTGTCTGCTCGTACCCTTGTTTGCCTGTAACATCGAGCAGCTCTTTTTAATACTCTGTCAATTTCcgaaaaagaacagaaaaaagTGAACGAATACAGTTACGACTGGAGTCTGAAACTGACGAAGCAATaattctgtgtttctgtattaGTATTTGAGTGCTTCTTGGACCTGGCAGAAGTGTAATAAGCAGTATTGTAGAAATCTGTTTTGTTAATGGGTGAAATCAGAGTTAATCAGTCTATCGGTGATGTTTGCCCTAGCAATGCGTTAGCCTTTATAGTTCACCAAATTATATTAGGAGTCTATTAGGATGTTTTTTGAGTCACTTTTCCAGATTTCAGTTACTTCCCCTTTTCAAGCTGAGTGATGTACAACTTTAAAATGAGAAATGTATTTTGGAAGTTGTATATTTTGATTTGAAGAGTACATATGTACACAAGCAGTTTTGTGAATGTATGTGTGGGGGAAAATTTGCATTAGTGTGCTCTTGAAGTGtgcgtgaatgtgtgtgtgcatgcatgtgtgtgcgtgcgtgtgtgaatgcgtgtgcgtgcgtgaatgtgtgtgcttgcatgtgtgtgcgtgcgtgtgtgaatGTGTACATACCGGTACCAGC
Encoded proteins:
- the pals1a gene encoding protein PALS1, yielding MQKLPIVAQTPYDNQAEPQGMAGMTTSYMNGHVSESDAEGSGGGPAEGPEESQWHREMPVDCPSDLGARTLPVRRSAQLERIRQQQEDMRRRRKEEEGRSKQELDVNSSIRLKKLSQNSKIGIDNPTFDPIEGPGGTLGQLQGLGGAPTLLDLEDLLMSLKQVQHCLGDTQSQEDVELVLQLVQKTDFQNAFTIHNAVAQHMNQASPPYPVMGRAQTLVQEVLAMLQSSPQKESQELNALLASPHLQALMLAHDGVAEQEMTLEPASPTEKHAEILTQYGGETVKIVHLEKARDIPLGATVRNDMDSVIISRIVKGGAAERSGLLHEGDEILEINGVEIRGKDVNEVFDILAEMHGMLTFVLIPSLQTKPPPHKETVVHVKAHFDYDPSDDPYVPCRELGLCFQKGDILHIISQDDPNWWQAYRDGDEDNQPLAGLVPGKSFQQQREAMKLTIEEDKEPEKSGKLWCAKKNKKKRKKILFNAHKNDDYDNEEILTYEEMALYHQPANRKRPIALIGPPNCGQNEMRQRLLSSEPERFGNAVPHTTRNRRDVEFNGRDYHFVSRQAFEADVAAGKFIESGEFEKNLYGTSIDCVRQLINTGKICVLCVHTQSLKVLRSSDLKPYIIFMAPPSQERLRALLAKDNKNPKPEELRDIIEKAREMEQNFGHLFDAAIVNADQDKAYQELLRLINKLDTEPQWVPSSWLR